CCGGAGATCGCCTTGGCGAACCCCGCCACCACCCCCCCGAGCTGGAACTGGGCCGGTAGGCCGCGGTCGTAGCTGGAGTCGAAAACCTTGCCGGTGCGGCCGTTGACCCCTTCGTAGCAGACGGTCGCGATCGCGCTCGGCGCGACCACCGACCCACTGCCGACCGACAAGGTGTGCACCGTTGTGGTCTCGACGTGGAACGGCGCGGTGACCTCGACCACCGGGCGGGCGTCGTCGGTCGGCCCGGTCACCGCGATGCTGCCGGTGTCGCCGGGGAACTGCCACTGCGGGTCCGGGGTGCCGGCTCCGGCGGGGCAGGCCGCGGTGGCGGCGGCGCTGGACGACGCGGCGGCGGCGCTGTGCGAGGTGCTGGTCGAGCCGGCGCTCTGCTCGTCCGAGCCGCAGCCGACGAGCAACAGGGGGGCGGCCACCAGCACAGTGGCAA
Above is a genomic segment from Skermania piniformis containing:
- a CDS encoding FKBP-type peptidyl-prolyl cis-trans isomerase, with product MLLVGCGSDEQSAGSTSTSHSAAAASSSAAATAACPAGAGTPDPQWQFPGDTGSIAVTGPTDDARPVVEVTAPFHVETTTVHTLSVGSGSVVAPSAIATVCYEGVNGRTGKVFDSSYDRGLPAQFQLGGVVAGFAKAISGQTVGSDVAVAITSADGYPSGQPQAGIEAGDTLVFVLRILSSP